One Bacteroidales bacterium genomic window carries:
- a CDS encoding SDR family oxidoreductase: protein MNIIITGASRGIGYETAKLFASDTANTVVVLSRNINKLNELKENCILKNPDSKIIPLKFDLEDISGLKSVIQKINSYFSSVDILINNAGFLINKPFKDISYDEASKVLNINFLCTAQFIRNLITFLGKNSNSHVINISSMGGFQGSAKFKGLSYYSSSKAAIACLTECLAEEFNERNISFNCLALGAVQTEMLSEAFPAYKAPLQANEIAEFIVDFAKNGNRYFNGKILPVSLSAP, encoded by the coding sequence ATGAACATTATCATAACAGGTGCAAGCAGGGGAATAGGATATGAGACAGCCAAATTGTTTGCTTCCGATACAGCAAATACAGTAGTAGTTCTTTCACGAAATATAAATAAACTTAATGAATTAAAGGAAAACTGCATTTTAAAAAATCCTGATTCAAAAATAATACCTTTGAAATTTGACCTTGAAGATATATCAGGTTTAAAAAGTGTAATACAAAAGATAAATTCTTATTTTTCATCGGTTGATATTTTGATAAATAATGCAGGATTTTTAATAAATAAACCATTCAAAGATATTAGCTATGATGAAGCATCTAAAGTTTTAAATATTAATTTTCTTTGTACTGCTCAGTTTATCAGGAACTTAATCACTTTTCTTGGTAAAAATAGTAATAGCCATGTAATAAATATAAGTAGTATGGGTGGTTTTCAGGGGAGTGCAAAATTTAAGGGATTATCATATTATTCATCAAGCAAAGCTGCAATTGCATGTTTAACAGAATGTTTGGCAGAAGAATTTAATGAAAGAAATATCTCGTTTAATTGTCTTGCGTTAGGAGCAGTACAAACCGAAATGCTTTCAGAAGCATTTCCCGCCTACAAAGCTCCTTTACAAGCAAATGAAATAGCAGAGTTTATAGTTGATTTTGC
- a CDS encoding T9SS type A sorting domain-containing protein translates to MFLKSIIITICIFFHFINAFSQNKSIHQIQNEKFLRYKYTEYQWDSVNNYTQKKHFKYKRDTTNILNKIVFGWHPYWMGSSYHDYDFFLLSDIAYFSYEVNPNNGSYYDIHDWKTTALITEAQEFGTRISLTVTLFSNHALLLENTENQQNLIDSLILLVQLRGADGVNIDFEAMPGSQSENFTGFMIALTEKFHTTIPNSIISVAIPAIDWNNTFDIEILNQFVDLFIIMGYDYHWPSSPDAGPVSPKNNGTLWTALDITRSINKYLEAGISPSKLCLGVPYYGYDWPTIDNSFSSQTTGSATARTYSQATSLSENFGRKWDEHSSTPYLMYKSANQWRQCWFDDEESLKMKYDLVIMKNMAGIGIWALGYDGNSENLWNILNQKFTDNAYSSDYGMFSDMGGPKGKYFNNENYIYTIKPKNADTLIVIFNEFNIGTSDTLLIFDGSDTSSNKIGSYSGTNNPEEIYANNSSITFFFKSNEETTEDGWIAYWSINPDSIPNRIFTKYNKNTFKIDVYPNPFSNEIFISGNFKNNPVKEIQLLDITGNLIFSKQLNRYSQSELLFIDFKKINLINGIYLLVLKSEKGLLINQIVYLKR, encoded by the coding sequence ATGTTTTTAAAAAGTATAATAATTACAATTTGTATTTTTTTTCATTTCATAAATGCCTTTTCACAAAATAAATCAATACATCAAATACAGAATGAAAAATTTTTAAGATATAAATATACTGAATATCAATGGGATAGCGTAAATAATTATACACAAAAAAAACACTTTAAATATAAAAGAGATACTACAAATATATTAAACAAAATTGTTTTTGGATGGCATCCGTATTGGATGGGTTCTTCATATCATGATTATGATTTTTTTTTATTATCAGATATTGCATATTTCTCATACGAAGTTAATCCTAATAATGGTAGTTATTACGATATACATGATTGGAAAACTACTGCCCTTATTACTGAAGCACAAGAATTTGGTACAAGAATAAGTCTTACTGTAACACTTTTCAGTAATCATGCATTATTACTTGAAAACACCGAAAACCAGCAAAACCTCATAGATAGTTTAATTTTACTTGTTCAACTTCGTGGAGCAGATGGAGTAAATATTGATTTCGAAGCCATGCCCGGTAGTCAGAGTGAAAATTTCACAGGGTTTATGATTGCCCTAACTGAAAAGTTCCATACAACAATTCCTAATTCAATAATTTCAGTTGCAATACCGGCAATAGACTGGAACAATACTTTTGATATTGAAATTTTGAATCAATTTGTTGATTTGTTTATTATTATGGGTTATGATTATCACTGGCCAAGTTCTCCTGATGCAGGTCCGGTTTCACCAAAAAATAACGGAACCTTATGGACTGCTTTAGATATAACACGAAGTATAAATAAATATTTAGAAGCAGGAATAAGCCCTTCAAAACTTTGTTTGGGTGTACCATATTACGGATACGACTGGCCAACAATAGATAATTCTTTTTCATCACAAACAACAGGCTCAGCAACTGCACGAACCTATTCGCAAGCCACTTCTTTATCTGAAAACTTTGGGAGAAAATGGGACGAGCATTCTTCTACTCCTTATTTAATGTATAAATCCGCCAATCAATGGCGACAATGCTGGTTTGATGATGAAGAAAGTCTGAAAATGAAATACGACCTTGTTATAATGAAAAATATGGCAGGCATTGGCATTTGGGCACTCGGATATGACGGCAATTCGGAAAATCTCTGGAATATTCTAAATCAAAAATTTACTGATAATGCCTATTCATCAGATTACGGTATGTTTTCAGATATGGGCGGACCAAAAGGTAAATATTTCAATAATGAAAATTATATATATACAATAAAACCAAAAAATGCTGATACTTTGATAGTTATATTCAACGAATTTAATATCGGTACATCTGACACATTGTTAATTTTTGATGGAAGCGATACTTCATCAAACAAAATCGGAAGTTATTCAGGAACAAACAATCCCGAAGAAATATATGCAAATAACAGCAGTATAACATTTTTTTTTAAATCAAACGAAGAAACAACAGAAGACGGCTGGATAGCATACTGGTCAATAAATCCTGATAGTATTCCAAACAGGATATTTACTAAGTATAATAAAAATACTTTCAAAATAGATGTTTATCCTAATCCTTTTAGCAATGAAATATTTATTTCCGGTAACTTTAAAAATAATCCCGTTAAGGAAATCCAACTTCTTGATATTACAGGAAATTTAATATTTTCAAAACAATTAAATAGATATTCACAATCAGAATTATTGTTTATTGATTTTAAAAAAATTAATCTTATTAATGGGATTTATTTACTCGTATTAAAATCAGAAAAAGGATTGTTAATCAATCAAATAGTGTATCTAAAAAGATAA